The Acidobacteriota bacterium genome contains a region encoding:
- a CDS encoding DUF3179 domain-containing protein, protein MFRAAVKGRVLQFDTAGADGGNEVFRDRQTGSRWLQSTASAISGPLKGTHLELYPFQLTKWSEWRRKHPQTQVLQPLPGYAARLGRMNQILDQGIVNAGGGAPKGAFGHDDRLPPRATIVGLEAGGVVKAYAVAALNKTPVVNDQLGSVPVLLVHQPASDTTTAFIAEARGRHLHFQAANPGASRLRDRETHSLWNAYGVCLSGRLRGARLRSLILEPEFWFAWSEFHPGTKLYKEDSPQ, encoded by the coding sequence GTGTTCAGGGCCGCTGTAAAAGGTCGCGTGCTGCAGTTCGATACCGCCGGTGCCGATGGCGGTAATGAAGTCTTTCGCGACCGCCAGACCGGTAGCCGCTGGCTGCAGTCCACCGCAAGCGCCATCAGTGGGCCGTTGAAGGGCACGCACCTCGAGCTGTATCCGTTCCAGCTCACGAAGTGGAGCGAATGGCGCCGCAAGCATCCGCAGACACAGGTGCTCCAGCCTTTGCCCGGCTACGCCGCCCGCCTCGGGCGCATGAACCAGATTCTGGATCAGGGCATCGTCAATGCCGGCGGCGGTGCGCCCAAGGGCGCGTTCGGCCATGATGACCGCTTGCCGCCGCGCGCTACGATTGTGGGCCTTGAGGCGGGTGGCGTCGTCAAAGCCTATGCCGTGGCCGCGCTCAATAAAACGCCGGTCGTCAACGATCAGCTCGGCAGTGTGCCGGTGCTGTTGGTGCATCAGCCCGCCTCCGACACCACCACCGCCTTCATCGCCGAAGCTCGCGGCCGCCATTTGCATTTCCAGGCTGCCAACCCCGGCGCGTCGCGCCTGCGCGACCGGGAAACGCACTCCCTCTGGAACGCCTATGGCGTTTGCCTCTCTGGCCGCCTGCGCGGCGCGCGCCTGCGCTCGCTCATTCTGGAACCAGAATTCTGGTTTGCATGGTCGGAATTCCATCCCGGCACCAAGCTTTACAAGGAGGACTCACCCCAATGA
- a CDS encoding DUF3179 domain-containing protein, translated as MRLLFLIAVGFATVGVLPAQQPLPYRPIDHPHFVAAAQASFLAPSNLLIGVSEDGVSRAYPAAIVAQHGIVEDQMPDGPITVTW; from the coding sequence ATGAGGTTGCTGTTCCTCATCGCCGTGGGGTTCGCGACCGTTGGCGTGTTGCCGGCGCAGCAGCCTTTGCCCTACCGTCCCATCGACCATCCCCATTTTGTCGCTGCGGCGCAGGCCAGCTTTCTCGCACCCTCGAATCTGCTCATTGGCGTTAGCGAGGATGGCGTTTCGCGCGCCTATCCAGCCGCGATTGTGGCGCAGCACGGCATCGTCGAAGACCAGATGCCCGATGGACCGATCACCGTCACCTGGTGA
- a CDS encoding ABC transporter permease: protein MPDLRHALRQLRKAPLFTITAVVTLMLGIGATTAIFTLVQGILLRKLPVASPNQLYRVGDTGDCCVNGGFVGNNGDFDIFSYALYKRLEAASKPEFTSLAAVFAGQGRWPVRRGANFAASLSGQLVSGNFFPTLGINAFAGRLLTPADDQPGAAPVAVLSYAAWQNEFGGDRHIVGSTISIKAHPFTVVGVAPPGFYGARMSAAPPAVWLPLQAQPVIWGQTDPATTLLNLPSANWLYPIGRVRPGTNIKAVQAKLSAALRHWLAAQPSYTANGGASIIPKQHVVVVPAAGGVQNLQQESGAGLKLLLALVGVLLLIACANVANMMLARATTRRGEIALRMALGESRARLLRRMLTESVLLACMGGLAGLALAYGGARLILALAFPEAVNSAIATAPSWPVLAFAFGVSLFTGILFGLAPAWAASHAQPAEALRGANRSTRDRSSLSQYALVIFQVALSLVLLVGALITARSLANVENQNFGLTTAQRWVVHWDEAGAGYTPVTAQVLNRRLTDAFAALPGVAHVGLGMYSPLEDDNWGECVIQEGHPAPGPHDRCGSSWDRVSPGFLASVGVPILQGRDFTAQDTASSPEVALVNQAFAKQFFPHQDAVGQHFGIDYPQYSGSFTIVGVFRDFKLNNPRRPVRPLFLRPMTQYYSGYTQPGMKATEDGSMFMGAMVVDFSHPPAAAPALLRRTLSDIDPNLIVSDLRTFQSQVAGNFNQDRLLATLASLFGVLALILAVIGLYGVTAYLVARRTNEIGVRMALGASRVRIVRMVLRGVGVQAAIGIGVGIPAAILTARLMASQMYGVGAYDPRALAAGAIVLVICALAAGLIPARRAARIDPIRTLKAE from the coding sequence TTGCCGGATCTCCGCCATGCCCTGCGGCAGTTGCGCAAAGCGCCACTGTTTACCATTACCGCCGTCGTGACGCTGATGCTGGGCATCGGGGCGACCACCGCGATCTTCACGCTCGTCCAGGGGATCCTGCTGCGCAAGCTGCCGGTCGCCAGCCCCAACCAGCTCTATCGGGTGGGCGACACCGGCGACTGCTGCGTGAACGGCGGCTTTGTCGGCAACAACGGCGACTTCGACATTTTTTCCTATGCGCTCTATAAGCGTCTGGAGGCGGCTTCCAAGCCCGAGTTCACCTCGCTCGCAGCGGTGTTTGCCGGCCAGGGGCGCTGGCCGGTGCGGCGGGGCGCGAACTTTGCGGCTTCGCTGAGCGGGCAATTGGTCTCGGGGAACTTTTTCCCCACACTGGGGATCAACGCCTTCGCCGGACGGTTGCTGACGCCTGCCGATGATCAGCCGGGAGCCGCACCGGTTGCCGTGCTCAGCTACGCCGCCTGGCAGAACGAGTTTGGCGGTGACCGGCACATCGTCGGCTCGACCATCTCGATCAAGGCCCATCCGTTTACCGTGGTGGGCGTTGCGCCACCAGGCTTCTACGGCGCACGCATGAGCGCTGCGCCGCCGGCGGTGTGGCTGCCGCTGCAGGCGCAGCCGGTCATCTGGGGCCAAACCGACCCGGCGACCACGCTGCTGAACCTGCCCAGCGCCAACTGGCTGTATCCCATCGGGCGGGTGCGGCCGGGAACCAATATCAAGGCCGTCCAAGCCAAGCTCTCGGCTGCGCTGCGCCACTGGCTGGCGGCACAGCCGTCGTACACGGCCAATGGCGGCGCGTCCATCATTCCCAAGCAACATGTGGTAGTCGTGCCCGCGGCCGGCGGGGTGCAGAACCTGCAGCAGGAGTCCGGCGCAGGTCTGAAGCTACTGTTGGCGCTGGTGGGGGTGCTGCTGCTCATTGCCTGCGCCAACGTCGCCAACATGATGCTGGCGCGCGCGACCACGCGGCGGGGCGAAATCGCGCTGCGCATGGCGCTGGGCGAGAGCCGGGCGCGGCTGCTGCGGCGCATGTTGACGGAAAGCGTACTGCTCGCCTGCATGGGCGGGCTGGCCGGTCTGGCGCTGGCCTACGGCGGCGCGCGCCTGATTCTGGCGCTGGCCTTTCCGGAGGCGGTGAACTCGGCAATCGCTACCGCACCCTCCTGGCCGGTGCTGGCCTTTGCCTTTGGCGTATCGCTGTTCACCGGCATTCTGTTCGGACTGGCGCCCGCCTGGGCCGCCAGCCACGCGCAGCCGGCCGAGGCGCTGCGGGGCGCCAACCGCTCGACCCGCGACCGCTCATCGCTGTCGCAATACGCGCTGGTGATTTTCCAGGTCGCGCTCTCGCTGGTGCTGTTGGTGGGAGCGCTGATCACGGCACGCTCGCTGGCCAACGTGGAGAACCAGAACTTCGGCCTGACCACGGCGCAGCGCTGGGTGGTGCATTGGGATGAAGCCGGCGCCGGCTACACTCCCGTGACGGCGCAGGTGCTCAACCGGCGGCTGACGGACGCGTTTGCGGCGCTGCCGGGCGTGGCGCACGTCGGCCTCGGAATGTACAGCCCGCTCGAGGATGATAACTGGGGCGAATGCGTCATTCAGGAAGGCCATCCTGCGCCCGGTCCGCACGACCGTTGCGGCTCGAGCTGGGACCGGGTAAGTCCCGGCTTTCTCGCCTCGGTAGGCGTACCGATTCTCCAGGGGCGTGATTTCACGGCGCAGGACACGGCATCCTCGCCCGAAGTCGCCCTGGTGAATCAGGCGTTCGCCAAGCAGTTCTTTCCGCATCAGGACGCCGTCGGACAGCACTTCGGCATTGATTACCCGCAATACTCGGGCAGCTTCACCATCGTCGGCGTCTTCCGCGACTTCAAGCTCAACAACCCCCGCCGGCCGGTCCGGCCGCTGTTCCTGCGGCCCATGACACAGTATTACAGCGGCTATACCCAGCCCGGCATGAAGGCCACCGAAGACGGCTCGATGTTCATGGGAGCCATGGTAGTGGACTTCAGCCATCCGCCCGCGGCGGCACCGGCGCTGTTGCGGCGCACGCTCAGTGACATCGACCCGAACCTGATCGTATCCGACCTGCGCACGTTTCAAAGCCAGGTCGCGGGCAATTTCAACCAGGACCGGCTGCTGGCCACGCTCGCCAGTTTGTTCGGCGTGCTGGCGCTGATTCTGGCGGTGATCGGCCTCTATGGCGTCACCGCCTATCTGGTGGCGCGGCGGACCAATGAGATTGGCGTGCGCATGGCGCTGGGCGCTTCGCGCGTGCGGATTGTGCGCATGGTGCTGCGCGGGGTCGGCGTGCAGGCGGCGATCGGCATTGGCGTTGGCATTCCGGCGGCGATATTGACCGCGCGCCTGATGGCCAGCCAGATGTATGGCGTGGGGGCGTATGACCCGCGCGCGCTGGCGGCCGGCGCCATCGTGCTGGTGATCTGCGCGCTGGCGGCAGGACTGATTCCCGCGCGCCGCGCCGCAAGAATTGATCCGATCCGAACGCTCAAAGCTGAATGA
- a CDS encoding ribbon-helix-helix protein, CopG family, which translates to MGSSVRATLDGKTSDALERLVARLGWSRSEVIQAAIQQFEASRPTASRHRVIGTGRFKSGIPDLATNKQHIADLGR; encoded by the coding sequence ATGGGATCCTCGGTGCGAGCTACGCTTGACGGCAAGACCAGCGACGCGCTGGAGCGCCTGGTGGCACGCCTAGGCTGGAGCCGGTCAGAAGTGATCCAAGCGGCAATCCAGCAGTTCGAGGCAAGCCGTCCAACTGCCAGCCGGCACCGGGTCATCGGGACCGGACGATTCAAATCGGGGATCCCCGACCTGGCGACGAATAAGCAGCACATCGCAGACCTGGGCCGGTGA
- a CDS encoding type II toxin-antitoxin system VapC family toxin — MAVTTPRFLLDSNAVIALLNQSSKDLDRRVRRELPGAVAISVIVLHELDYGAFRSRRVDENARLVDALQFPVLALESDDARQAGRIRAELAAAGTPIGPYDVLIAGQALARGLTLLSRNAAEFRRVAGLKWEQF, encoded by the coding sequence ATGGCGGTGACCACGCCCCGCTTCCTGCTGGACTCCAACGCCGTCATCGCTTTGCTGAACCAGTCCTCGAAGGATCTGGACCGGCGCGTGCGCCGCGAGCTGCCCGGCGCCGTCGCCATTTCCGTCATTGTCCTGCACGAGCTCGATTACGGAGCCTTCAGGAGTCGGCGCGTTGACGAAAACGCCCGGCTGGTGGACGCCTTGCAGTTTCCGGTGCTGGCGCTCGAGTCCGACGACGCCCGCCAGGCTGGCCGCATTCGCGCCGAGCTGGCCGCTGCCGGCACGCCCATCGGCCCCTATGACGTACTCATCGCGGGCCAGGCGCTGGCGCGCGGCTTGACCCTGCTCAGCCGCAACGCCGCGGAGTTTCGCCGCGTGGCGGGCCTGAAGTGGGAACAGTTCTGA
- a CDS encoding AbrB/MazE/SpoVT family DNA-binding domain-containing protein — protein sequence MPRKLAKLFWTGSSQAVRLPKEFRLPGKQVSVHRRGAAIVLEPLPESWAWLDALVAPVDADFEKAATERPRGQRRRELDKLWR from the coding sequence ATGCCCCGTAAGCTCGCCAAGCTCTTTTGGACCGGCAGTTCGCAGGCCGTGCGGCTGCCCAAGGAGTTCAGACTGCCGGGCAAGCAAGTGAGCGTGCACCGGCGCGGTGCGGCCATCGTGCTGGAACCGTTGCCGGAAAGCTGGGCATGGCTGGATGCCTTGGTGGCACCGGTAGACGCTGATTTTGAAAAGGCGGCCACGGAACGGCCCCGCGGCCAGCGGCGGCGCGAGCTGGACAAGCTATGGCGGTGA
- a CDS encoding sialidase produces MKPTLRHFTLILTSFGLLALGQAFGRPQGPQEVQTPAPLHFRYLGPAPAGRIASAAGVDGNPNVYYLGASSGGVWKSTDGGKTFVPVFDNQNAMAIGALAVAPADPQTVWAGTGEAWAIRGIDVIGDGIYKSTNAGRTWQDMGLEKSGRIGRIVINPTDPNTVFACVLGQITGPSQERGVYKTADGGKTWTRVLFVNPYTGCSGLALDPHNPNVLLAGTWQVLMHSWGEFSGMWPGYQGTPGSGVYISHDGGSTWTHLTDGLPKPPLGKIDVAIAPSDGQRMYALIQTTDQGSVWRSDDGGATWRDVNWDRTLIGRAGYYVRIAVNPFNEDNVLVTNSSFHESFDGGHTFSVPRPARFGGPRLQASCGDCHDIWMDPKIPGRYVLTDDAGASIATGHSVVRVSLPNGQMYHVFTDNQVPYWVYSNRQDDGTMRGPSDTSEGTGSGRVPGVDAGPHGPPGRRAPYGAPAASAPHWQYGLGGCESGFTEPAKGNPNVVWSSCYGDEITRWSARTSVARSVAPWMHTLDSQPNLLKYRCHWTPPMAIDPFSGSVYYGCQVVFQTDDQGQSWKVISPDLSQGGPRHIVSSGGLVGDNLGQYYGGVVYAIAPSPVAPRLIWAGTNNGQLWYTKDGGTHWTNVTKNIPDLPPGGTVTQISPSSFEPGTAYVAFDLHLNNNRAPYLYKTHDFGQTWTSISGDLPHGNPLDYMRSVAANPNRKDMLFAGSGHGFFYSMDDGAHWTQFNRDLPASPINWITVQKRAHDVLVATYGRGLYVLPDISILEQTGKTSYPDGVTRLYAPKAGIRQARDGRAEFDLSLARTPAKPLTFTIHDSTGAVVRSFKVTAHGGLNRVDWNLRYTAPDFVKLRTTPPEDPYIWSEPRFQGRDWRPVTHWGIEGAQHAGPLAAPGNFTVSFTDSGKTYSEPFTVVQDPAIHSSDADLEASTKMQVRIRNDMDAAASMINRLEILRKQVQDDLKSHPDQAAALNSFAGKLMAVEMQLLNHESLLSDDKYYPEQYKVYMNLIWFNGVVGTGAGDVAGGANYKPTDVSYPILAGIEQKLATAKADYDQVIQTALPAFNRQMEGKLPPVH; encoded by the coding sequence ATGAAACCGACGCTCCGCCACTTCACCCTCATCCTCACCAGTTTCGGTTTGTTGGCGCTCGGCCAGGCGTTCGGCCGCCCTCAAGGTCCGCAAGAGGTGCAAACGCCGGCGCCGCTGCATTTCCGCTATCTCGGCCCGGCGCCCGCCGGCCGCATCGCGTCGGCGGCGGGCGTTGACGGCAATCCCAACGTCTACTATCTCGGCGCGTCTTCCGGCGGCGTTTGGAAATCCACCGACGGCGGCAAGACGTTCGTGCCGGTGTTCGACAACCAGAACGCCATGGCGATCGGCGCGCTGGCCGTGGCGCCTGCGGATCCGCAGACGGTCTGGGCAGGCACGGGCGAAGCCTGGGCGATTCGCGGCATTGACGTCATCGGCGATGGCATTTACAAGTCCACCAACGCCGGCCGCACCTGGCAGGACATGGGTCTGGAGAAATCGGGCCGCATTGGCCGCATTGTCATCAACCCCACCGATCCCAATACCGTCTTCGCCTGCGTGCTGGGCCAGATTACCGGGCCATCACAGGAGCGCGGTGTTTACAAAACCGCCGACGGCGGCAAGACCTGGACGCGCGTGCTGTTTGTGAACCCCTATACCGGCTGCTCGGGCCTTGCGCTTGATCCCCACAATCCCAACGTCCTGCTCGCCGGCACCTGGCAAGTGCTGATGCATAGCTGGGGCGAGTTCAGCGGCATGTGGCCGGGTTATCAGGGCACCCCCGGCAGCGGCGTCTACATCAGCCACGACGGCGGCAGCACCTGGACACACCTGACCGACGGTCTGCCGAAGCCGCCGCTGGGCAAAATTGACGTCGCCATCGCGCCCTCCGACGGCCAGCGCATGTACGCGCTGATTCAGACCACTGACCAAGGCTCGGTCTGGCGCAGCGACGATGGCGGCGCCACCTGGCGCGATGTGAACTGGGACCGCACGCTCATCGGCCGCGCCGGCTACTACGTCCGCATCGCGGTGAATCCTTTCAACGAAGATAACGTGCTGGTCACCAACAGCAGTTTCCACGAATCCTTCGACGGCGGCCACACCTTTTCGGTGCCGCGTCCAGCGCGCTTTGGCGGCCCGCGCCTGCAGGCGAGCTGCGGCGACTGCCACGACATCTGGATGGATCCCAAAATCCCCGGCCGCTACGTCCTCACCGATGACGCCGGCGCCAGCATCGCCACCGGCCACAGCGTCGTGCGCGTCAGCCTGCCCAACGGCCAGATGTATCACGTCTTTACCGATAATCAGGTTCCCTACTGGGTCTACAGCAACCGCCAGGACGACGGCACCATGCGCGGCCCCAGCGACACCTCCGAAGGCACCGGCAGCGGCCGCGTCCCCGGCGTCGATGCCGGTCCGCATGGGCCTCCGGGCCGTCGCGCCCCGTACGGCGCTCCCGCCGCTTCCGCGCCGCATTGGCAGTACGGCCTGGGCGGCTGCGAATCCGGCTTCACGGAGCCTGCCAAGGGCAATCCCAACGTCGTCTGGTCAAGCTGCTACGGCGATGAAATTACGCGCTGGAGCGCCCGCACCAGCGTGGCGCGTTCGGTCGCGCCCTGGATGCACACCCTCGACTCGCAGCCCAATCTGCTCAAGTACCGCTGCCACTGGACGCCGCCGATGGCGATCGATCCCTTCAGCGGCAGCGTCTACTACGGCTGCCAGGTCGTTTTCCAGACCGATGACCAGGGCCAATCCTGGAAGGTCATCAGCCCCGATCTGTCGCAGGGCGGCCCGCGCCACATCGTCTCGTCCGGCGGCCTCGTCGGCGACAACCTCGGCCAGTACTACGGTGGCGTGGTCTACGCCATCGCGCCTTCGCCCGTCGCGCCGCGCCTGATCTGGGCGGGCACCAACAATGGCCAGCTCTGGTACACCAAAGATGGCGGTACGCACTGGACCAACGTCACCAAGAACATTCCTGATCTTCCGCCCGGGGGCACCGTTACGCAGATCTCGCCCTCCAGCTTCGAGCCCGGCACCGCGTACGTCGCATTCGATTTGCACCTGAACAACAATCGCGCGCCGTACCTTTACAAGACGCACGATTTCGGCCAGACCTGGACCAGCATCAGCGGCGATCTGCCGCACGGCAACCCGCTCGACTACATGCGCTCGGTGGCTGCAAACCCCAACCGCAAAGACATGCTGTTTGCCGGCAGCGGGCATGGGTTCTTCTATTCGATGGATGACGGCGCCCACTGGACGCAGTTCAACCGCGACCTGCCGGCCTCGCCCATCAACTGGATTACGGTGCAGAAGCGGGCGCACGATGTGCTCGTCGCCACCTACGGCCGCGGCCTGTATGTACTGCCCGATATCAGCATCCTCGAGCAGACCGGCAAGACCAGCTATCCCGACGGCGTCACGCGCCTCTATGCGCCCAAGGCAGGCATCCGCCAGGCGCGCGACGGTCGCGCCGAGTTCGATTTGTCGCTCGCGCGTACGCCCGCCAAGCCGCTGACCTTCACCATCCACGATTCCACGGGTGCTGTCGTCCGATCCTTCAAGGTCACGGCGCACGGCGGTCTCAATCGCGTCGACTGGAACCTGCGCTACACCGCGCCGGACTTCGTCAAGCTGCGCACTACGCCGCCCGAGGATCCCTATATCTGGTCGGAGCCGCGTTTCCAGGGCCGCGACTGGCGCCCGGTCACGCACTGGGGCATCGAAGGCGCGCAGCATGCCGGTCCACTCGCGGCGCCGGGCAATTTCACCGTCAGCTTCACCGACTCCGGCAAGACCTACAGCGAACCCTTCACCGTCGTCCAGGATCCTGCCATTCACTCGAGCGATGCCGATCTCGAGGCTTCGACGAAGATGCAGGTTCGCATCCGCAACGACATGGACGCCGCCGCGAGCATGATCAACCGCCTCGAGATTCTGCGCAAGCAGGTGCAGGACGATCTGAAGTCGCACCCCGATCAAGCTGCCGCGCTCAATAGCTTTGCGGGCAAGCTCATGGCGGTCGAAATGCAGTTGCTCAACCACGAAAGCCTGCTCAGCGATGATAAGTACTATCCGGAGCAGTACAAGGTCTACATGAACCTGATCTGGTTCAACGGCGTGGTGGGCACCGGCGCGGGCGATGTTGCCGGCGGCGCCAATTACAAACCAACCGATGTTTCCTATCCCATCCTCGCCGGCATCGAGCAAAAGCTGGCCACCGCTAAAGCCGATTACGACCAGGTGATCCAAACCGCGCTGCCGGCCTTCAACCGCCAGATGGAGGGCAAACTGCCGCCGGTCCATTAG